One part of the Anopheles coustani chromosome 2, idAnoCousDA_361_x.2, whole genome shotgun sequence genome encodes these proteins:
- the LOC131263228 gene encoding chymotrypsin-C-like, with translation MAKCVAFVLALLVVGGLGQTPTTLRDTVPGEFPSVVVITTPTPRRYCLGTVLNEYHVLTAAPCVLTNDNMRIFPPRLVHVIGGDLTIMPVGIHRQTRAVEHIFVHENYRPHTNENSFAVIRLAEPFDLPSNVIEEVEIQTRILPDGHPCDVVRWFRPGGTGEPTSVPRQQAFNVNIRNRDVCISRRPWELTIREDLLCMELSAAGFATTVGDLMFCDGRLAAILSFRWNSSQIPHIAATQPRFHSHWINQQLNRTQPMPEGWNPVEF, from the exons ATGGCCAAGTGTGTTGCATTTGTGCTGGCTCTGTTAGTTGTCGGTGGTTTGGGACAAACTCCCACCACCTTGCGGGACACCGTGCCGGGGGAGTTTCCATCGGTGGTCGTGATAACAACTCCTACACCCCGTCGGTATTGCCTCGGAACCGTGTTAAACGAGTACCACGTGCTTACCGCAGCGCCGTGCGTGCTGACCAACGACAATATGCGCATCTTCCCACCCCGTCTGGTGCATGTGATTGGTGGCGATTTGACCATCATGCCGGTCGGAATCCACCGTCAAACGCGTGCTGTCGAGCATATTTTCGTACACGAAAACTATCGACCGCACACCAATGAGAATAGCTTCGCTGTTATCCGT CTAGCAGAACCGTTCGACCTGCCGAGCAACGTTATCGAGGAGGTGGAGATACAGACGCGAATCCTACCGGACGGCCATCCGTGTGACGTGGTCAGGTGGTTCCGTCCGGGAGGCACAGGAGAACCCACTTCGGTGCCACGGCAACAGGCTTTCAACGTCAACATCCGCAACCGTGATGTCTGCATCTCTCGTCGCCCTTGGGAACTTACCATACGGGAGGATCTGCTCTGCATGGAACTGAGCGCCGCCGGCTTTGCCACCACTGTAGGCGATCTCATGTTTTGCGATGGTCGATTAGCGGCAATATTATCCTTCAGATGGAACTCCAGCCAAATCCCCCATATAGCGGCCACACAACCTCGATTCCACAGCCACTGGATCAACCAGCAGCTCAACAGAACGCAACCTATGCCGGAAGGATGGAATCCAGTGGAGTTTTAG
- the LOC131263227 gene encoding chymotrypsin-C-like: MAKFCALTFLLVCVAGSLAQVPDTVRDAFPGEFPSVVVVKTPEEERFCLGEVIDATHILTSAFCVLNAERTRVFPARLVRVFGGDISTREIALTRQTRVAQHIFVHENYRSHAFENNLAVIRLAEPFHLPSNAIEPAVIRMRIVPDNHACYALNWVRPEIGVTVTFTPRLQAVPVTIRNRDLCNTDRLIEPNVREDNLCMQQSNTFITLQGDPLFCDGQLTAIHSWRWDLTQQTPIVSNLVSTQVRFHMHWIHQQLNRTQPMPPGWNPVEF; this comes from the exons ATGGCAAAGTTTTGTGCATTAACGTTTCTGCTTGTCTGCGTCGCGGGAAGCTTGGCTCAAGTTCCTGACACAGTGCGCGATGCCTTCCCGGGTGAGTTTCCCTCGGTGGTTGTCGTGAAAACACCCGAAGAGGAACGCTTTTGTCTCGGCGAAGTGATTGACGCTACGCATATCCTGACGTCGGCGTTCTGCGTGCTGAATGCGGAGCGCACACGCGTATTCCCCGCCCGTCTGGTGCGTGTCTTTGGCGGTGATATATCCACCAGGGAGATCGCCCTAACGCGCCAGACCCGCGTCGCACAGCACATCTTCGTGCACGAGAACTACCGGTCGCACGCGTTCGAGAACAATCTGGCGGTGATTCGG CTCGCTGAACCGTTCCATCTGCCCAGTAACGCCATCGAGCCGGCAGTGATTCGCATGCGGATCGTACCGGACAATCACGCATGTTACGCGTTGAACTGGGTCCGGCCGGAAATTGGAGTAACCGTTACCTTCACACCACGTCTTCAGGCGGTGCCAGTGACGATCCGAAACCGAGATTTGTGCAATACAGACCGTCTCATCGAACCGAACGTGCGCGAGGACAACCTGTGCATGCAGCAGAGCAACACGTTCATAACGCTTCAGGGTGACCCGCTGTTCTGCGATGGCCAACTGACGGCGATCCATTCGTGGCGATGGGATTTGACACAACAGACACCGATTGTATCCAACCTGGTGTCGACGCAAGTGCGGTTCCACATGCACTGGATCCACCAGCAGCTCAACCGCACCCAGCCCATGCCACCAGGATGGAACCCAGTGGAGTTTTAA
- the LOC131263225 gene encoding anionic trypsin-2-like produces the protein MQKLVLIGVLLAVAQAAPDGGPRVTGGALTVPGQFPSAVIIETPYIAQNCMGTVVNRQHVLTAASCVMNPTTFAMINPFWLRVIAGDINIVQPTIRREVRNVSRSYVHPNYNRLTDGNNLAVLRVDLPFSEFHNTIEPALMNERLLPDNTQCEFAGWGATANQVTAAVRPAQYVITQPLLTTAQCNAANVHNNRVQQTMVCAGALAQNPNAVCLGNMGGGLYCNGRLTGVLAFGMGCGVANQPGVYMDVRQYAQWIQQQFTRTDNPPPGWVPPQPL, from the coding sequence ATGCAGAAGTTAGTACTTATCGGTGTCCTGTTGGCGGTAGCCCAGGCCGCTCCGGATGGCGGACCTCGTGTGACGGGTGGTGCGCTAACCGTCCCGGGCCAGTTCCCGTCGGCGGTCATCATCGAGACGCCGTACATCGCGCAGAACTGCATGGGCACGGTGGTGAACCGGCAGCACGTGCTGACGGCGGCCAGCTGCGTCATGAATCCGACCACGTTCGCCATGATCAACCCGTTCTGGCTGCGGGTGATTGCCGGTGACATCAACATCGTGCAGCCGACGATTCGGCGCGAGGTGCGTAACGTCTCCCGGAGCTACGTGCACCCGAACTACAACCGGCTGACGGACGGCAACAACCTGGCGGTGCTGCGCGTCGATCTGCCGTTCTCGGAGTTCCACAACACGATCGAGCCGGCGCTGATGAACGAGCGGCTGCTGCCCGACAACACGCAGTGTGAGTTCGCAGGCTGGGGTGCCACCGCCAATCAGGTGACGGCCGCCGTCCGCCCGGCTCAGTACGTCATCACGCAGCCGCTCCTGACGACGGCCCAGTGTAATGCCGCCAACGTGCACAACAATCGCGTCCAGCAGACCATGGTCTGTGCCGGTGCGCTCGCCCAGAACCCGAACGCGGTGTGCCTAGGCAACATGGGTGGTGGACTGTACTGCAACGGACGGTTGACCGGTGTGCTGGCGTTCGGAATGGGCTGCGGTGTCGCTAACCAACCTGGCGTCTACATGGACGTGCGACAGTACGCCCAGTGGATCCAGCAGCAGTTCACGCGCACGGACAACCCGCCACCGGGCTGGGTTCCTCCGCAGCCACTGTAA
- the LOC131263226 gene encoding chymotrypsin-C-like translates to MAKCVAFVLALLVAGGLGQTPTTLRNTVPGEFPSVVVITTPTPRLYCLGTVLNEYHVLTAAPCVLTNDNMRIFPPRLVHVIGGDLTIMPVGIHRQTRAVEHIFVHENYRPHTNENSFAVIRLAEPFDLPSNVIEEVEIQTRILPDGHPCDVVRWFRPGGTGEPTSVPRQQAFNVNIRNRDVCISRRPWELTIREDLLCMELTVANINTIEGDLMFCDGRLAAILSFVWFRTVGDVETMHIAATQPRFHSHWINQQLNRTQPMPEGWNPVEF, encoded by the exons ATGGCCAAGTGTGTTGCATTTGTGCTGGCTCTGTTAGTTGCCGGTGGTTTAGGACAAACTCCCACCACGCTTCGGAACACGGTGCCGGGGGAGTTTCCATCGGTGGTCGTGATAACAACTCCTACACCCCGTCTGTATTGCCTCGGAACCGTGTTAAACGAGTACCACGTGCTTACCGCAGCGCCGTGCGTGCTGACCAACGACAATATGCGCATCTTCCCACCCCGTCTGGTGCATGTGATTGGTGGCGATTTGACCATCATGCCGGTCGGAATCCACCGTCAAACGCGTGCTGTCGAGCATATTTTCGTACACGAAAACTATCGACCGCACACCAATGAGAATAGCTTCGCTGTTATCCGT CTAGCAGAACCGTTCGACCTGCCGAGCAACGTCATCGAGGAGGTGGAGATACAGACGCGAATCCTACCGGACGGCCATCCGTGTGACGTGGTCAGGTGGTTCCGTCCGGGAGGCACAGGAGAACCCACTTCGGTGCCACGGCAACAGGCTTTCAACGTCAACATCCGCAACCGTGATGTCTGCATCTCTCGTCGCCCTTGGGAACTTACCATACGGGAGGATCTGCTCTGCATGGAGCTGACCGTCGCCAACATAAACACCATTGAAGGCGATCTCATGTTTTGCGATGGTCGATTAGCGGCCATATTATCCTTTGTATGGTTCAGAACTGTTGGTGATGTGGAAACCATGCATATAGCGGCCACACAACCTCGATTCCACAGCCACTGGATCAACCAGCAGCTCAATCGCACCCAACCTATGCCGGAAGGATGGAATCCAGTGGAGTTTTAA
- the LOC131263224 gene encoding trypsin I-P38-like: MQWTVFVVCLAVAIPCIRAESEDERAPRLIGGTNAPWGQFPSAVSINTSHNLHCGGAVVDRQHVLTAAQCVFNANRRLLDPYWIEVRAGDIALAPVGARRQTRRVSQIFVHPQFNVLTLEHDVAVLRLDRPYDLPSNTINMANRTRRIVRNGANCQMAGWGASAATVNAPVNVLQRFLPMTVNDRELCNQGTMHAGRVLESQLCAGNTAASNNAAPCAGNAGTGLYCDRALVGTLSFGINCGVANNPPVFTQVRFYNDWIERQLNQTQGLPAGWTPAQL; encoded by the exons ATGCAGTGGacagtgtttgttgtttgtttggccGTCG CCATCCCGTGCATCCGGGCCGAGAGTGAGGATGAGCGCGCGCCACGACTCATCGGTGGTACGAACGCACCGTGGGGACAGTTTCCGTCGGCGGTTTCGATCAACACCAGCCACAATCTGCATTGTGGAGGCGCCGTCGTTGACCGGCAGCACGTCCTGACGGCCGCCCAGTGTGTGTTCAACGCCAACCGACGCCTGCTGGACCCGTACTGGATCGAGGTACGGGCCGGAGACATTGCTCTGGCACCGGTTGGAGCACGCCGTCAGACGCGCCGCGTCTCGCAGATCTTCGTGCACCCGCAGTTCAACGTCCTTACGCTCGAGCACGATGTGGCCGTGCTGAGGCTCGACCGCCCGTACGATCTTCCCTCGAACACTATTAATATGGCTAACCGGACGCGCCGGATCGTGCGGAACGGGGCTAACTGTCAGATGGCGGGCTGGGGTGCGTCGGCGGCAACGGTCAACGCACCGGTCAACGTGCTGCAGCGCTTCCTGCCGATGACGGTCAACGATCGCGAGCTGTGCAACCAGGGAACCATGCACGCCGGACGCGTCCTGGAGAGCCAGCTGTGCGCTGGGAACACGGCCGCATCGAACAATGCGGCTCCGTGCGCTGGCAACGCCGGCACTGGGCTCTACTGCGACCGGGCGCTAGTAGGCACGCTCTCGTTTGGTATCAACTGCGGTGTGGCCAACAACCCGCCAGTCTTCACGCAGGTGCGCTTCTACAACGACTGGATCGAGCGGCAGCTGAACCAAACGCAGGGACTGCCCGCCGGCTGGACTCCAGCCCAGTTGTAA